A single genomic interval of Desulfolucanica intricata harbors:
- a CDS encoding putative PEP-binding protein → MHHENFPVETTDGYKIKITSPIFSHNEVEEVLKYEPDGIGLFSTDYLFKDRKFPPTEEEQFEIYREISKIMEEKPVVIRILNSPPPYMAVPEVKNPALGYWGIRLGILHPEIIKTQFRAILKANTSGNLKILLPGVARFSELLQVRAILSQIREELEGNNIPYRTTEIGIVTEIPATVFDAQKMGTEANFFCISPQLVMYSSAVDSDCRELSYFYEKFDPVFLRMTQFLTETGQKRKKEISMYGALTGEIAAISILLALGLSELIVDAPKIPQVKQLIRNISMMEAKKIAAKALTYNYADQLKQYCEKSLAKLQR, encoded by the coding sequence ATGCATCATGAGAATTTCCCGGTGGAAACAACGGATGGTTATAAAATTAAAATTACCTCACCAATATTCTCACACAATGAGGTTGAGGAAGTATTAAAATACGAACCGGATGGCATCGGCCTTTTTTCTACGGATTACCTGTTTAAAGATCGTAAATTCCCGCCCACCGAAGAAGAGCAATTTGAAATTTACCGCGAGATTTCGAAGATAATGGAGGAAAAGCCGGTAGTTATCCGTATTTTAAACTCGCCACCGCCATATATGGCGGTACCGGAAGTAAAAAACCCGGCACTGGGCTATTGGGGCATCAGACTTGGAATCCTTCACCCGGAAATAATAAAAACGCAATTTCGGGCCATTCTAAAAGCTAACACTTCCGGTAACCTAAAAATACTTTTACCGGGAGTAGCACGTTTTTCGGAACTGTTGCAGGTAAGAGCAATATTAAGTCAAATTCGTGAAGAACTGGAGGGCAATAATATTCCCTACCGAACCACCGAGATAGGTATTGTAACCGAAATACCCGCTACAGTCTTTGATGCACAGAAAATGGGTACCGAAGCTAATTTTTTCTGTATAAGTCCCCAACTGGTTATGTATTCCTCAGCAGTTGATTCCGATTGCCGGGAACTTTCCTATTTCTATGAAAAATTTGACCCTGTATTTTTGCGCATGACCCAATTCCTCACAGAAACAGGCCAAAAACGAAAAAAAGAAATCAGCATGTACGGGGCACTAACCGGTGAAATTGCGGCAATTAGTATTCTACTGGCTCTGGGACTTTCTGAATTAATAGTGGATGCTCCCAAAATCCCACAAGTTAAACAACTCATTCGAAATATTAGTATGATGGAAGCAAAAAAAATTGCTGCCAAAGCATTAACCTATAATTACGCCGACCAATTAAAACAATATTGCGAAAAATCACTAGCTAAGTTACAAAGATAA
- a CDS encoding class I fructose-bisphosphate aldolase — protein sequence MNGFQARIKRIFRKGNGKALVLAVDHGMALGPMTGLEDIRSTITKLDATNLVDAWLLTKGIYTHAFEPVNNPAAILRISGGATITGPEITREGLTSNVEEALFLGADAAAASAFIGSPSEHETLTQMALAATSCHRWNVPLLGVVGLGKINEGKKKDPRFIALGARVAAEHGADLVKTYYTEEDFDRVVAGCPVPILIAGGPKCETDRDTLNMIYGAIQNGAAGIVMGRNVWQSPHPEALLAAAHGIIHAHLNVKEAMELLQSKVY from the coding sequence ATGAACGGATTTCAAGCTAGAATAAAACGCATTTTTCGAAAAGGAAACGGTAAAGCACTGGTGTTGGCAGTTGATCACGGTATGGCACTGGGTCCAATGACCGGCCTTGAGGATATCCGCAGCACTATTACTAAATTAGATGCTACAAATTTGGTAGATGCCTGGCTTTTGACAAAGGGCATTTATACCCATGCCTTTGAACCGGTTAATAACCCGGCTGCCATCTTAAGAATTAGCGGTGGGGCCACTATTACCGGACCGGAGATAACGAGAGAAGGTTTAACCTCCAATGTGGAAGAAGCCCTTTTTCTGGGTGCCGATGCTGCAGCAGCCTCGGCCTTTATCGGCTCTCCGTCAGAGCACGAAACCCTTACTCAAATGGCTTTGGCGGCAACATCCTGTCATCGATGGAACGTCCCCCTGCTTGGTGTAGTGGGGTTGGGCAAAATTAATGAAGGCAAAAAGAAAGACCCCCGGTTTATTGCTCTGGGAGCTCGAGTAGCAGCAGAACACGGGGCTGACCTGGTAAAGACTTATTACACCGAAGAAGATTTTGACCGGGTGGTGGCCGGCTGCCCTGTACCAATACTTATTGCCGGTGGCCCTAAATGTGAAACTGACCGGGACACCTTAAATATGATTTACGGTGCCATTCAAAACGGTGCCGCAGGAATTGTGATGGGAAGAAACGTCTGGCAAAGCCCTCACCCGGAAGCTTTGCTGGCTGCAGCTCACGGGATTATTCATGCTCATTTAAATGTAAAAGAAGCAATGGAGTTATTACAATCAAAAGTCTATTAG
- a CDS encoding zinc-dependent dehydrogenase, with amino-acid sequence MKAAVVHGKNDIRIEEVPRPSAAQGEIVIKVRACGICATDVKTLLGQGLPKKLPAILGHEVAGEIAEIGQGVQGFTVGQRVALYPIAVCGECPYCRRNRHNLCLKEFGLGHGIDGGFAEYVRVPAQIINIGGVVPLPTGLSFEEAAMAEPLSCCLAAAHTGPVGPGYTVAIVGAGPMGLLHTKVARQAGARVIVADLLDERLHLARHMGANLCVNTSREDFVPAIHRLTDGQGADLVIASLGIPEVMQQCLPAVKNGGTFNIFGGPPAGQTMTFDPRWVHYSEIKITGTFASTPLDFHRALSLIARGNVIVKDLISHRFTFDNFLEAVEKVKNREMVRGVLII; translated from the coding sequence TTGAAAGCAGCAGTGGTACACGGTAAAAACGATATTCGTATTGAGGAGGTACCCCGCCCCAGTGCGGCGCAGGGGGAAATTGTAATCAAGGTAAGGGCTTGCGGTATTTGCGCCACTGATGTAAAAACCTTACTGGGGCAGGGTTTACCGAAAAAATTACCCGCAATTTTAGGTCATGAAGTGGCCGGGGAAATAGCTGAAATCGGCCAAGGTGTACAGGGGTTCACTGTCGGCCAGCGGGTAGCTCTCTATCCGATTGCTGTTTGTGGAGAATGTCCTTACTGCCGCCGCAACCGGCATAATCTATGTCTCAAGGAATTTGGCCTGGGACATGGCATAGACGGTGGCTTTGCTGAATATGTAAGAGTTCCGGCACAGATTATCAATATTGGAGGTGTAGTGCCCCTACCCACAGGCCTTTCCTTCGAGGAAGCAGCTATGGCTGAGCCTCTCTCCTGCTGCCTGGCCGCAGCCCATACCGGGCCTGTAGGCCCGGGCTATACCGTGGCCATTGTAGGTGCCGGGCCGATGGGTCTTTTACACACTAAGGTAGCTCGCCAGGCCGGAGCCAGAGTGATTGTAGCCGATCTTCTGGATGAAAGGCTCCACCTGGCCCGCCACATGGGTGCAAATTTGTGTGTCAACACTTCCCGTGAGGATTTTGTTCCCGCTATCCACCGCCTTACTGACGGGCAGGGTGCAGATCTGGTTATCGCCTCACTGGGTATTCCGGAAGTAATGCAGCAGTGCTTACCGGCTGTAAAAAACGGTGGTACTTTTAATATCTTCGGTGGTCCCCCGGCCGGACAAACTATGACCTTTGACCCCAGATGGGTCCATTACAGTGAGATAAAAATAACCGGGACATTCGCTTCAACCCCTCTGGATTTTCACAGAGCCTTGTCATTAATAGCCAGGGGTAATGTTATAGTTAAAGATCTTATTTCTCACCGTTTTACATTTGATAATTTCCTAGAAGCGGTGGAAAAGGTCAAAAACCGTGAAATGGTTAGAGGCGTGTTAATCATCTAG
- a CDS encoding phosphoribosylanthranilate isomerase produces MKAGLTVKLCGMTNLEDILLAAQHGASYAGVVTEVDFSPRSLNIEQAEAIFKKSPLPTVALVYNMNFSRLAYLVKRLKPYAIQFLGLENISLLRQCKKKFPGTELWQSIHLPENEAYNMKHITDSLYDCWKAGVNLFLLDAAAAVNGVTRFGGTGKTINWKEAKKIVSVSPLPVFLAGGINPRNVQMAIQQVHPAGIDLCSGVEAFPGKKDPDKIKALMEGVKGGALY; encoded by the coding sequence ATGAAGGCTGGCTTAACAGTTAAGCTATGCGGAATGACCAATTTGGAAGATATACTGCTGGCAGCCCAACATGGTGCAAGCTATGCCGGTGTAGTAACAGAGGTTGATTTTTCACCACGCTCTCTTAACATTGAGCAGGCGGAGGCTATTTTTAAAAAGTCTCCCCTGCCCACTGTGGCACTGGTCTATAATATGAATTTTTCCCGGCTGGCCTATCTGGTGAAACGGCTAAAACCCTATGCAATTCAATTTTTAGGACTGGAAAATATAAGCCTTCTACGCCAGTGTAAAAAAAAGTTCCCCGGAACAGAGCTGTGGCAGTCCATTCACCTACCGGAAAATGAAGCTTACAACATGAAACATATTACGGATAGTCTTTATGATTGCTGGAAAGCTGGAGTTAATCTCTTTCTACTGGATGCTGCTGCTGCTGTTAACGGGGTAACCCGTTTCGGGGGTACCGGCAAAACAATCAACTGGAAAGAAGCTAAAAAAATAGTCTCGGTGTCGCCTTTACCGGTTTTTCTGGCCGGGGGCATTAATCCGAGGAATGTACAAATGGCAATCCAACAGGTACACCCGGCAGGTATAGATTTATGCAGCGGAGTAGAAGCTTTCCCGGGTAAGAAAGACCCGGACAAAATTAAGGCCCTGATGGAGGGTGTTAAAGGCGGTGCTTTATATTGA